From the genome of Latilactobacillus curvatus JCM 1096 = DSM 20019:
TTGCCTCATGGCGATTGCCGGGCCGGAATTTCATGCCAACCGTTGCTGCCCACATTGGGGTCCGAATTGATGTCCCTTACAAGGACTTGACGGCCAAGGAAAAAGAAATTGTCCTGCATGGTAAACGGGCGAAGTATGCGGTTGATTTCCATACCTCAACGGGCCGTGTGTTTAGTACGGAGAATACCCTCTATGAAAATGCTTATGACGCTGTTTATGAATCGCTAAAATCGGTTAAAAGTGATCGGGCAATGGCTAAAGTCAATTCATTTTTCCATTTTTCAACCTGTCCAACGTGTCATGGGACCCGGTTAAATCCGGCATTACTGACCCAAACAGTTGGCGGACAAAACATTGCAGCAGTTTCTAATTTGACGTTAGGCGCATTAGAAGATTGGGTGCGTGCTACTAAGGCCGACTTACCGGATGAAATGTAGCAAATGGCGACAATTTTATTTAAGAACCTATTAGAAACACTGCAACCGTTACTAGAATTAGGGTTGGATTATTTAACGTTGTCGCGCAATGGGAATACATTGTCAACTGGCGAGCTCTAACGGATTCAATTGGCGCGGACGTTGCGAACAGCGACAACTGGTGTGTTGTACGTTTTAGATGAACCATCGATTGGGCTGCATCCTGACAACGTCGAACGGCTAATTCATATTTTCCGGCAGCTAGTGGCACAAGGCAATTCGTTAGTGGTAGTTGATCATGAAGTGAATATCATCAGTAAAGCGGATTGGGTGATTGAAATTGGGCCAGAAGCTGGGCGCAAAGGGGGACAAGTGATTGCCCAAGGGAAACCCGCGGATTTGATCCAGAATCCACAGTCCCTGATTGGCCACTATATCGCTGGTCGAGCGAACATCTTATATCCTAAAGTCACTGCCGCAACGACTGGTGAGCAGACAACGATGACGGTTGGCCAATATTTTAATCTGCATGATGTCACAATCAAAGTGCCAGATAACCAAATTACGGCGGTTTCTGGGTTTTCCGGCGCCGGGAAGACGAGTTTGATTCTAGATAGTTTAGTGCCAGCAATTGAAGCGCACCACCAACATGAGCAATTACCCGAGCAGGTCACCCAGTTGACGACCGATTTAACGTCAGTCGTCAGCATTGATGCCAAGCCGGTTGGTAAGAATACACGCTCAACACTCGCGACTTATACGAGTATCATGAACAATCTGCGGAAATTATTTGCTGGTTTACCAGAATCACAAGTGCATCATTATGGGATCGCGCACTTTTCGTATAACAATAAAGAAGGCGCCTGTCCGAACTGTGGTGGGTTAGGCAGCATTATTTTGGATATTCAATATTTGCCAGACATGGAAGAAACCTGTCCAGAATGTCATGGTAACCGCTACAAACCAGATATTGAAGCCATCAAGTGGCAAGGCTATAGCATCGTTGATCTATTGGCTTTATCGGTGGAAGAAGCAATCCCGGTCTTTGCAGATGTGCCAGCAATTCAAAAGGAACTTAAGATTCTCAAAGAAATTGGCTTAGCTTATTTACACCTTGGTGAAAGTACACCGAGTCTTTCGGGTGGCGAAGCACAGCGCTTAAAACTCGCAACGCATTTGAATAAAAAACGGGCGGGCACTTTATTCGTCTTCGATGAACCTTCTGTTGGCTTGCATCCGCGCGATGTTGAAACCTTAGTAGGCGTCATCAACCAGCTAAAATCCAAGGGTGCCTCCATTATGATGATTACCCACGACCTTGATTTGATGACCAATGCCGATTACCTGATCGACTTGGGGCCTAAAGGTGGTAGTCAAGGGGGCCAAGTGATGGCGATGGGTGCACCATTTGAGCTTGTTGCCTCAGACGCGGAGAGTTTAACCTTAAGTTATTTACGGGCACATTTTAAGAAGTTTCAATTAACAACAACTAAAGTGGGGTGAAAAAATGGGACAAACCTCTTTGTTTGATCAAGAGATGGCGATGAATGCGCCGCTTGCTAATCGGGTCCGACCGTCTGATTTAGACAGTTTTGTCGGTCAGAAGCATTTAGTCGGACCAGGCAAGTTTTTACGCGAAATGATTGATAAAGATCAAGTGACTTCGATGATTTTCTGGGGACCACCCGGCGTTGGGAAGACCACGTTGGCGGAGATTATCGCGCGCAAGACGGCTTCGAAATTTATCACGTTTAGTGCCGCGATGAATGGGATCAAAGAGATTCGGAAGATTATGAATGAAGCCGAAGAAAACCGCCAACTGGGTGAGCGAACGATTGTCTTTATTGATGAAATTCACCGGTTTAACAAGGCGCAACAGGATGCTTTTTTACCGTATGTTGAAAAAGGCAGCATTATCCTAATTGGTGCGACAACCGAAAATCCGTCGTTTGAAATCAATTCAGCGTTGCTGTCGCGTTCACGCGTTTTTGTGCTAAAGCAATTGACGGAAGCGGACATTATTGAGTTGCTACAACGGGTTTTAAAGGCGCCCCAAGCCTTCCCGGATTTAACGGTTCATATCAGTGATGAATTATTGAAGCAAGTCGTCATCTTTTCGAATGGGGATGCACGGACGGCGCTGAATATTTTAGAAATGTTAGTTATTAATAGTGATGTGCAAGACCATCAAGTGACCGTCGATGGCGATCTATTGGGGGAACTGCTAAATAAAAAAACCGCCTATTATGATAAAGACGGTGAGGAACACTATAATATTATTTCGGCTTTGCATAAGTCGATGCGCAATAGTGATGTCGACTCAGCGATTTATTGGTTGGGGCGGATGATTGACGGTGGCGAAGACCCGATTTATATTGCTCGGCGGCTCGTTCGTTTTGCGAGTGAGGACATTGGTCTGGCCGATAACAATGCATTGAATTTAG
Proteins encoded in this window:
- a CDS encoding replication-associated recombination protein A; protein product: MGQTSLFDQEMAMNAPLANRVRPSDLDSFVGQKHLVGPGKFLREMIDKDQVTSMIFWGPPGVGKTTLAEIIARKTASKFITFSAAMNGIKEIRKIMNEAEENRQLGERTIVFIDEIHRFNKAQQDAFLPYVEKGSIILIGATTENPSFEINSALLSRSRVFVLKQLTEADIIELLQRVLKAPQAFPDLTVHISDELLKQVVIFSNGDARTALNILEMLVINSDVQDHQVTVDGDLLGELLNKKTAYYDKDGEEHYNIISALHKSMRNSDVDSAIYWLGRMIDGGEDPIYIARRLVRFASEDIGLADNNALNLAMNVFQACQAIGLPECDVHLTQCVIYLSLAPKSNATYKARTAVQKDIKKTIDEPVPLHLRNAATKLMKEVGYGKGYQLAHFYDDRLTTMPTRPESIADHIYYRPTEQGNETRMKQRLNYINEWKQKHNTDFQDK